The DNA region aaccaagtctatctcaaaggttgaattctgttttacttggttctgttattttattctggtaagacttgattccatgaagattctttccagaagtgtgttagtggactctatgacgtttagcccattgaagatccaagcctcaagtgaacgtctatataaaggaaCTTAAAAACCCTAGCTGCACAGGGATTCAGAGTGATACAtactgattttagggtttttatttgtgagtcctcttgtgagttttgtaccaacttagtgctttcgttcatcaaagtactaagttgatttgtttagttgagttgtaatctcatcaaacttgtttgttgataaacatgatatgatcgctgtggcagtggtcattaggggttagagaaagttttctcatagcttagaggagaagggctaagctagattcacttgtgtaatagtggtggacataaaagaggctctatactaagggggagtacttaggtataggagggactttcatgtgacctgagagctattatttgatagtgaattgactcctggattggtatcctccagacgtaggtgatgttcaccgaactgggttaacaactccttgtgtttgtctgtttaactgtttgtttatttttaatactctgattgtgttttgttgtgctacacattattgcaacattgtgtatcacatctgtcctaggtgaatacgaatttcaattggcatcagagcaggcaccctgttctggttgggtgagctccagggaagacAGATTCGGTTCCAATGGACAACTCAAAGGAAGGTGGCTCTGTGAATAGACCACCTATTCTGGATGGCACCAACTacgactactggaaggctcgcATGATTGcgtttctcaaatcaattgacagcaagacctggaaggctattgtcaaaggttggaaacatccggTGAACATACCCAAGGAAGGGTCATCTGTTGGTGAGTTGAAATCTGAGGATGAATGGAACAAAGAAGAGGATGAGGAGGCGTTGGGTAACTCTAAAGCGctaaatgttatattcaatgGAGTGGATAAAAACATGTTCCGATTGATCAACACTtgcactgtggcaaaggatgcttgggagattctcaagactgctcaTGAGGGGACTTCCAGAGTTagaatgtcaaggcttcagattctaacaactcagtttgagaacTTAAAGATGAAGGAAGATGAGACCATCTCTGATTTTCATATGAGACTGCGTGATATGGCAAACTCCTCTTTCGCTTTGGGAGAACAAATGTCAGAGGAGAAACTTGTGagaaagattctcagatctcttcctaagaagtttgacatgaaagtaactgctattgaagaagctcaagacataaGCAGTATCAAGGTGGATGAGCTTATTGGATCCTTGATGACTTTTGAAATGACTCAAAATGATAGACctgagaaaagaaataaaagcatTGCTCTTGTCTCAAGCACAGATTTAGATGAAGATATGTCTGATAATGAAACTGGTGAAAGCATATCAGAAGCCATAGCTCTTCTgggaagaaaattcaacaaggtTTTGAAAAGGCTGCATAAGTGATCGAGGCCAAATGTGCAAGACAAACGGCTTGACAATTTCAAGAATCAGCAATTTCAAAGAAGAGTGAAAGATGAAGACAAGACAGGAAATGGCCGAGGggttcaatgtcatgaatgtgaaggtttTGGCCACATCAGGACTGAATGTGCCACCtatttgaagaaacaaaagaaagggaTGGTCACCACTTGGTCTGATGATGAATCTGATACAGAAGGTGAAGATGTAACAGCAAACAGAGTAACTTCATTCATGGTTAGATGTGATTCAGATGATGGGGACAGTGACAAGGAGATCTCTGATGAGGAACTTGCTGAAGCTTATAAGCTTCTCTACACTAAGTGGAAAGAAGCATGTATCTACGGTCAGCAACAAGAGAATCAAGTTTTTGAGCTTCAagctgagaagaagaagctaaCTGAAGAAGTGGCCTTATTGAACTCAAAAATGGAAGGAATGACCAAGTCCATTCGCATGATGAGTAAAAGCACTGATATTCTGGATGAAATTCTTGATGTTGGAAAAAATGCAGGTGATAAGACTGGTATAGGATTTGATTATCGTGCTGTTAACAAGGCGAGCCAGAACATGACTAAGGAACATGTGCAGATTGGAAGGCAATCAAATGTTAAAATGTGGAACCGCAGGCCCCAGCAATCAGTTACACATTCGTATGCTCAAGTCAGGAactatcaaaattcaacttggagatgtcattTTTGTGGGAGATTTGGTCACATTAGACCATATTGCTTCAAGCTTTATGGATATCCTATACTTCAAGATGTATCACGAGAGTATGAAAAGAAAAGTCCAGGCAAAAGCATGTGGAAGCCCAAGGTTAATGCTACTGCTCTCATTGCTCACACCTCTCTGCGTGCATCATCAAAAGAAGACTGGTACTTTGATAGTGGATGTTCCAGACACATGACAGGAGTGAAGAGCTATCTGGAGAAAATGAAACCACATGCTAAGAGCTTTGTTACTTTCGGTGATGGAGCCAAAGGAAAGATcagaggaattggaaaattgtcTGACACAGGGTCTCCAAACCTTGATGATGTTCTGTTAGTTGAAGGTTTAACTGCAAACttgatcagcataagtcaactttgTGACCAAGGCTTGAAGGTGGTGTTCAAACAATCTGGGTGTGTTgtaaaaaataagaacaaggATGTGCTAATGAGAGGAGCCAGATCAAAGGACAACTGCTACATGTGGACCTTTGAAACAACATCCTTGTCTGCTCGATGTTTGATGTCTAAGGAAGATGAAGTTAGAATCTGGCACCAAAAGTTAGGTCATCTGAATCTTAAGAGTATGAAAAGAATTTTCGCTGAGGAAGCAGTTAAAGGAATACCAAAGTTGAAAATTCAAGAAGGAAAGGTTTGTGGTGAATGTCAGATTGGGAAGCAAGTCAAAATGTCCCACCAGAAGCTACAACATCTGACTACATCAAAAGTGCTTGAATTACTACACATGGATTTGATGGGGCCAATGCAAGTGGAAagtctgggaggaaaaaggtacgtTTTTGTATGCGTAGATGATTTTTCCAGATTCACTTGGGTAGAATTTCTGAAGGAGAAGTCAGACACCTTTGAAGTGTTCAAAGAACTATGTCTCCAAGTGCAAAGGGAAAAAGGGAGTGGGATTGTTAAAataagaagtgatcatggaaaagaatttgagaATGGTCAATTCTCTGAGTTCTGCTCCTCTGAAGGAATCAAACATGAATTCTCTGCTCCTatcactcctcaacaaaacggagtggttgaaagaaagaacaaaacATTGCAAGAATCTGCCAGAGCTATGTTGCATGCTAAAAATCTACCATATCATTTGTGGGCTGAGGCTATTAACACTGCCTGCTACATTCACAATCGCGTCACTATTCGTCAAGGAGATACAGTCACTCAGTATGAATTATGGAAAGGGAAAAAACCTACAGTgaagtattttcatgttttTGGCAGCAAGTGTTACATTCTGTCTGATAGAGAACACAGGAGAAAACTGGATCCTAAAAGTGAAGTTGGAATATTTCTGGGGTATTCTGGAAACAGCAGAGCATACAGAGTTTATAATATTCGTACTAAAGTCATGATGGAATCCATTAATGTAGTTGTTGATGATACAGCCAATGAGAGAACGGGACAAgctcatgatgaagatgatctaCCATATGAGTGTACAAATGTGGAACCAGATGAGCCAGCAATTCAATTCCCAAATGAGCAAGAAAACACTGTCTCTCATCTGCCTGTAGCTACCAAAGAACCCTCTATTAGAATTCAGAAGATACATCCAAAGGAAAATATCATTGGTGATCTGAATGATGGGGTTATTACTAGGTCAAGGGATCTAGTTTCTAATGCATGCTTCATATCAAAAATAGAACCAAAGAACGTCAAAGAAGCTCTGACTGATGAGTTCTGGATTCAATCCATGCAAGAGGAACTGGGACAGTTCAAGAGgaatgaagtgtgggaattggttccaagacctgatgatgcaaatgttgtgggaactaagtggatattcaggaacaagtctgatgaaagtggtaatgtgacaaggaacaaatctcGTCTAGTTGCTCAGGGATACTCTCAAATAGAAGGaatagactttgatgaaacttTTGCTCCTGTTGCTCGTCTTGAATCTATCAGGTTGTTGTTGGGAGTAGCATGTTTGCTAAAATTCAGactatatcagatggatgtcaagagtgcattcttgaatggttacttgaatgaagaagtctatgtggaACAGCCTAAAGGGTTTGTAGATCCAAGTTTTCCAGATCATGTATACAGATTGAAAAAGGCTCTATATGGCTTAAAACAAGCacctagagcatggtatgaaagaTTAACAGAATTTCTGACCAACAATGGTTATGACAAAAGTGGCATTGATAAGACCTTGTTTGTTAAGAAAAATGGCAGTGAACTTATGATAGCTCAAATTTTTGTTGATGACATTGTGTTTGGTGGCATGTCGAACCAGATGGTGGAACAATTTGttgaacaaatgaaatctgagtttgaaatgagtctTGTAAGTGAATTAActtactttctgggacttcaggtAAAACAGATGGAAGATACCTTATTCATCACACAAAGTAAGTATGCTAAGGGGATTGTTAAGAAGTTTGGTCTTGAGAATGCGGGTCACAAAAGAACACCTGCTGCAACTCATATCAAGCTCACAAAGGATGAGAAAGGTACTGATGTGGATCCTAgtttatatagaagcatgattggaagtctttTGTATCTCACTGCCAGCAGACCAGATATTACTTTTGCAGTTGGAGTTTGTGCTAGGTATCAAGCAGAACCAAAGACTAGTCATCTCATTCAAGTGAAAAGGATCATTAAGTATATCAGTGGTACAAGTGATTATGGCATTTTGTACTCTCACAACACTAATTCAGTGTtaacaggttactgtgatgcggattgggctggaagtgctgatgataggaaaagcacatcaggtggatgtttctttcttGGAAACAATCTAATTtcttggttcagtaaaaagcaaaattgtgtctctctctctacggcagaagctgaatatatagctgctggaagcagcTGCACTCAGttgatgtggatgaaacaaatgttaaaggagtataatgtgcaacaagatgttatgacattgtTTTGTGACAATCTAAGTGCTATCAACATATCCAAAAATCCAATCCAGCACAGCAGAACAAAACATATTGATATTCGTCATCATTTCATCAGGGAGTTGGTTGAAGATGGTACtgttactttggaacatgtcTCAACTGAAAAACAGTTagcagatatttttaccaaaGCTCTGGATGCCACACAGTTTGAAAAATTGAGACAGTTATTGGGTATCTGCCTATTTGAGGAATTATAGCAATCAAAGGGATTGTGGTGTGCCAACGGCTCTTTTGTCATAACTTTTGAGGCACGCTTAATCCAGAATTTCCATTGTTTCTTGATAACCTCTCCTGCAACCTCCACTGCACAACTTCAAATTTCTGCAACTCACTCCAAAACCGTCTATCCTTTTCTTGAAGACCCGTGTTTCTTTCTTTGTGTCCTCTTCACCATGAGTCAAGATTCTAGCAAGAAACTCACTCCTGAGATGAATGCTTACGGATTAAAGGTATTGGGTTTGAAATCCAAAACCCCAAAATCGTCAAGGGTTTCAAAatcctctcctcatacctctgaAATCGCAATTGCTCAAGGTATTCCTCAACCATCGTCTGATCcgagtaagatgaaagggaaaaaGGCTCGATCCAAGTCAGATGCGTCCAAcgcaaagaagaagatggtaaCGAGAAGCTCTGAGGCAACCCAGGGAGTAAATTCTGAGGCTGAAATCAACTCAAGTACAGGTGATGATGTTGCTGATCCTTGTATCACTGAAGTGTTGGAAACTCCTCTCAAGGAAGTTTTACATGCAGATGTAGATCCAATTGTTCCATCACCAAGCAATAATCAATCAAGCCACGGTGGTGATTCTGATTGCAACAAGGATTCTGATCATCTTGAGGAAGAGGTAATTGTTCCCAACTCTACTCCCTCTGTTGATAAAGATATGCATGTCGAGGATGTTCAGAATGTCATTGAGAACTCAGAATCTGATGAGGTGTTGCTCAACACCCTTGGTGCTTCTGCTTCTGTTGCTTCAAAGAGGCAAAAGATGACTGTTGTTCGTAAGTACTCTACGCGTTCCTCTTGCAAGAAgttaggtttgggtttgagtgagAACAAGAAGCGCAAGAAGGTCATTATTCTTGATGATGATACTCCTGTTGTACAGAATTTCAAAAGAAAGGTTCACAAAGATAATGCTACTCCTGTTGTTGATGAGACTCCAACTGTGGAGTTGGATAAGACAGATACTGGTTCTGCTGCTCGAAAGCGCAAGATTGGGAAGCGAATTCCAGAAAACGTGCCTGCTGCTCCTTTGGATAACATTTCCTTTCACTCTGAAGAAATGTTATCACAAATGAACTCACGGCTGGTCAGGTTATGGAATGGCCTATCAAAGGCTTGTTGTCTTCTACTCATTTGAGTGTAAAGTATGCTATCTTGAATCGCATTGGTGCTGCAAATTGGGCTCCTACCACCCACAACTCAGATATTTCTTCAGGTTTggcaaaattaatttatctgaTTGGTACTAAGGCTCAGTTTGATTTTGGTGAATATGTCTTTGCTCAAACTATGAAGCATGCTGACACCTTTGCTGTCAAGCTCCCTATTGGGTTTCCGTGTTTACTTTGTGGGATTATCTTGAGTCAACATCCTCAAATTCTCCTTGTTGATGAGGTTCCTAGCAAGAAGGCTAGTCTTCTCACTATTGATTACAGGCTGCTAGCTGGTGCCCATGTTTCTGATGTTGCTGGTTTGGCTGAGATGACTCAGGGGGAGGGTACTTCCTCTCAGAAGACTCTTGAGACTCCTATTGCTGCGCTTATTGCGGTGTCTAAGATGCTTCAGGACACAATTACTAGTTGTacattgaggaagaagaatgtggaCACTCTCATTCTGCAGTTGACTAAAGGCAAGAGGCCTCTTGAAGACAATGCTGCTGATGATCAAGATGCTGCTGGTACTTCTGATGATGACACTTCTGCTAGTGCTTAGTGTATTTGTTCCTTCTTCATTCAATCTGGTTGTAATATTTTGTTGGCTTCTGCTGGCTCTCTGCACCCTTTGACAAattctgctaataagggggagaatGGTACTGTTGCTTGTGTTACTCTTGCTTgtgatgttgttgctgttgttgctgctgttgcGGTTGTTGAGTGTTTTTGTTATTCAGACCAGTAGTGTGTTCAGTTCATCATAtgctgtgtgctgtttgtttttGCATTGTTTGGCTTCTGATCATGTTTTAGCAAAaatttgccaaagggggagattgtagttcttttgattggctgcattttgctcaaaccatgatgtgcaaccatatgtgccaacatctggagcaacatggtgaaatttcatatgttgttggttaagtcgttaaagtcaagtttgttgtgaggttgctgattgtatgggattcagaagatttattctatgttgtgcgttttatcttctgaaggcgtgtttgttttaa from Lotus japonicus ecotype B-129 chromosome 2, LjGifu_v1.2 includes:
- the LOC130736316 gene encoding uncharacterized protein LOC130736316, whose protein sequence is MDNSKEGWKHPVNIPKEGSSVGELKSEDEWNKEEDEEALGNSKALNVIFNGVDKNMFRLINTCTVAKDAWEILKTAHEGTSRVRMSRLQILTTQFENLKMKEDETISDFHMRLRDMANSSFALGEQIPEKRNKSIALVSSTDLDEDMSDNETGESISEAIALLGRKFNKQFQRRVKDEDKTGNGRGVQCHECEGFGHIRTECATYLKKQKKGMVTTWSDDESDTEGEDVTANRVTSFMVRCDSDDGDSDKEISDEELAEAYKLLYTKWKEACIYGQQQENQVFELQAEKKKLTEEVALLNSKMEGMTKSIRMMSKSTDILDEILDVGKNAGDKTGIGFDYRAVNKASQNMTKEHVQIGRQSNVKMWNRRPQQSVTHSYAQVRNYQNSTWRCHFCGRFGHIRPYCFKLYGYPILQDVSREYEKKSPGKSMWKPKVNATALIAHTSLRASSKEDWYFDSGCSRHMTGVKSYLEKMKPHAKSFVTFGDGAKGKIRGIGKLSDTGSPNLDDVLLVEGLTANLISISQLCDQGLKVVFKQSGCVVKNKNKDVLMRGARSKDNCYMWTFETTSLSARCLMSKEDEVRIWHQKLGHLNLKSMKRIFAEEAVKGIPKLKIQEGKVCGECQIGKQVKMSHQKLQHLTTSKVLELLHMDLMGPMQVESLGGKRYVFVCVDDFSRFTWVEFLKEKSDTFEVFKELCLQVQREKGSGIVKIRSDHGKEFENGQFSEFCSSEGIKHEFSAPITPQQNGVVERKNKTLQESARAMLHAKNLPYHLWAEAINTACYIHNRVTIRQGDTVTQYELWKGKKPTVKYFHVFGSKCYILSDREHRRKLDPKSEVGIFLGYSGNSRAYRVYNIRTKVMMESINVVVDDTANERTGQAHDEDDLPYECTNVEPDEPAIQFPNEQENTVSHLPVATKEPSIRIQKIHPKENIIGDLNDGVITRSRDLVSNACFISKIEPKNVKEALTDEFWIQSMQEELGQFKRNEVWELPKGFVDPSFPDHVYRLKKALYGLKQAPRAWYERLTEFLTNNGYDKSGIDKTLFVKKNGSELMIAQIFVDDIVFGGMSNQMVEQFVEQMKSEFEMSLVSELTYFLGLQVKQMEDTLFITQSKYAKGIVKKFGLENAGHKRTPAATHIKLTKDEKGTDVDPSLYRSMIGSLLYLTASRPDITFAVGVCARYQAEPKTSHLIQVKRIIKYISGTSDYGILYSHNTNSVLTDVMTLFCDNLSAINISKNPIQHSRTKHIDIRHHFIRELVEDGTVTLEHVSTEKQLADIFTKALDATQFEKLRQLLGICLFEEL